GCCGACTTCATGTAAGACAAGAAATGCTCGAAGCTTTCGTAAGCTTGATTTGTCCAATGAAACTGAATGGATTTCCTCATCAAACAACCAGCTTGTTCCCAAGTGTGCAAATCGTCCATTTGGGGATATAAGCAATGCAAAGATGACAATTTATTTTCGCGCGCAAAAGAGAGTGTTGCCGACACAAGTGCGTGTTTTATCAGAGGGTCTGAAGCTAATAAACGTGGCCCGGTGACTGGGGTGAATGGAACCGCGGATACCAGTTTGGGGTAGTACTCAAGTCCTGATCGATGGTATGCATCAGCCCAAGCCCAATCAAAAATGTACTCTCCATAGGAATGCGTTTTAATATAAAGAGGCACTGCGCCAACAAGTTTGTTGCTATCTGTCGCGATCAGGTGTGTAGGTGACCAGCCGCTATCACCCCCGACGTTTGCTGTGTCCTCAAGTGCTGACAAGAACTCAAAGGATGTGACCAGGCTATTACCATTGAGAGAATTCCAGTCTTCAGCTTTGATTCCAGATAAACTATTGACTATTTCAAATTTAACGTTATTCATGTGGTTTTATTTAATTAGTCGCTAGTATGCCTTTAAAAATTTTAGTCGCGCAAATCAATTGCACTGTTGGTGATGTGCCATCTAATGCTGAGAAGATTTTTTCAGTTGTTGAGAATGCAAAATTAGCTGGTGCGGACCTCGTTGTAACGCCAGAATTGTCTTTGTGTGGATATCCGCCGGAGGATTTATTACTCCGACCAGATTTCCTCAAGGAGTGTGATTTAAAGCTCACGCACCTTGCACAACGAATTTTTGGAGTCACGGTTATTGTGGGGCATCCTTATCAGACAAACGAAGGGCTATATAACGCCGCATCGATCATTCAAGATGGACAGATTGTCGCACGATATTGCAAGCAGGAGTTACCCAACTATCGTGTGTTTGATGAGGCGAGATACTTTGAGCCAGGCAATCAGCCGTGCGTAGTTAGCATTGCTGGTGTACTGATAGGGATGAATATTTGTGAGGATGTTTGGGGTGAAGATGGTCGGGAGGCCTCAACTGAGTCGAAAGTACTTGAGTATCCTGCGAATGCAGTCGCACAAGCAAAGGCACACGGAGCTGAGTTGTTGGTAGTCCTAAATGCATCTCCTTTTCATGCCGGTAAAGACGCTTTGCGACGAAAGGTCGTGCAGGTCCAAGCACGGCTACACGCAATGCCAATCGTATTTTGTAATCTTATCGGTGGTCAGGACGAGCTCGTTTTCGATGGCGGGTCATTTGCCTGCAATAACAAGGGCGACGTCTCAGCTCAAATGCCGTTCTTTTGTGAAAGCGTCAGTCTGATGACTTATGACCAAGGTAACGTCACCTGCAAGAGCAACGAACGATTATTAGCGAATGACCAAGCTCTGTACGAGGCACTTGTGTTGGGGGTTAAGGATTACGTCAATAAAAATGGTTTTCAAGGTGTGCTGATTGGTCTTTCTGGGGGTATTGATTCTGCACTGACCTTAGCTGTGGCTGCTGACGCTGTAGGTGCTGAAAGGGTTAAGGCCGTCATGATGCCGTCTCAGTTTACCGCTGACATGAGTCGGGAGGATGCCAGACGCATGGCGATCGGCCTCGGTGTGCATTATTCTGAGATCGAAATAAAACCTATATTTGATGTGTTTATGGCGGGTCTGTCGGAGGAGTTTATGGGTAGAGCATTCGACACCACAGAGGAAAACCTACAATCGAGAATTCGTGGAACGTTGCTGATGAGTTTATCGAATAAGTTTGGCTCTTTAGTATTAACTACTGGGAATAAAAGTGAAATGAGTACCGGATACGCGACTTTGTATGGTGATATGGCCGGAGGCTTGGCCGTGCTCAAAGACCTAACTAAGCAGGCAGTTTATCGTTTATCTAATTATCGTAATACCATTTCGGCATGTATTCCAGCGCGAATTATTGAACGGCCACCCAGTGCCGAGCTCAGACCTGATCAGGTAGATTCAGATTCACTGCCGCCTTATGAGGTCCTTGATGCGATTGTGGAGCATTACGTTGAATATGACCGAGGTGTTGATGAGATTATCGGACTCGGATATAGCGCTGAAGATGTGACGCGAATTGTTTGGCTTATCCATATGAATGAATATAAAAGACGACAGTCACCTCCAGGGGTCCGGGTAACGGCTCGCGGTTTCGGAAAGGATTGGCGATACCCCATTACAAGTAAGTTTCGTGGCTTGATTGACCAGTAGGGTACGTGCCATGATATTGGTGTTGATATGTGTTTGCAGTGTTGGGTTTCTTTGCTTTGATTAAAACTATCGGACTCTCGCTGACGTGAGCTGATTTTTTAGGGGGAATGAACGTATGAAAAAAATAGAAGCTGTGATCAAGCCATTCAAGCTAGATGAAGTACGTGAAGCATTATCAGCCATTGGTATTACAGGACTTACTTTAACAGAGGTTAAGGGATTTGGCCGTCAAAAGGGCCACACCGAACTATATCGGGGAGCTGAATATGTCGTTGATTTTTTACCAAAAGTGAAAATTGAAGTGGTGGTGATTGACAGTCTCGTTGATCAAGCTGTGGAGAGTTTGGTGTCGGCCGCTAGAACTGGAAAGATTGGTGATGGCAAGATTTTTGTGAGTGCAGTCGAGCAGGTGATACGAATTCGCACAGGAGAAACAAATGAGGATGCGGTCTAAGTGAGGGATTAACGAGTAGTTAATTTTTTGCTTTTAGTAGAAGCATCGTTGCGCCACTGCCCCCATCACCAAGTGCGGCTTCACAATAGGCAA
The sequence above is drawn from the Pseudomonadota bacterium genome and encodes:
- a CDS encoding NAD+ synthase; the encoded protein is MPLKILVAQINCTVGDVPSNAEKIFSVVENAKLAGADLVVTPELSLCGYPPEDLLLRPDFLKECDLKLTHLAQRIFGVTVIVGHPYQTNEGLYNAASIIQDGQIVARYCKQELPNYRVFDEARYFEPGNQPCVVSIAGVLIGMNICEDVWGEDGREASTESKVLEYPANAVAQAKAHGAELLVVLNASPFHAGKDALRRKVVQVQARLHAMPIVFCNLIGGQDELVFDGGSFACNNKGDVSAQMPFFCESVSLMTYDQGNVTCKSNERLLANDQALYEALVLGVKDYVNKNGFQGVLIGLSGGIDSALTLAVAADAVGAERVKAVMMPSQFTADMSREDARRMAIGLGVHYSEIEIKPIFDVFMAGLSEEFMGRAFDTTEENLQSRIRGTLLMSLSNKFGSLVLTTGNKSEMSTGYATLYGDMAGGLAVLKDLTKQAVYRLSNYRNTISACIPARIIERPPSAELRPDQVDSDSLPPYEVLDAIVEHYVEYDRGVDEIIGLGYSAEDVTRIVWLIHMNEYKRRQSPPGVRVTARGFGKDWRYPITSKFRGLIDQ
- a CDS encoding P-II family nitrogen regulator; protein product: MKKIEAVIKPFKLDEVREALSAIGITGLTLTEVKGFGRQKGHTELYRGAEYVVDFLPKVKIEVVVIDSLVDQAVESLVSAARTGKIGDGKIFVSAVEQVIRIRTGETNEDAV